In Candidatus Defluviibacterium haderslevense, the following are encoded in one genomic region:
- a CDS encoding recombinase family protein, whose protein sequence is MKKVFGYTRVSTVKQGNGVSLQEQKEAISRYADKNNLHIIEWFEELETAAKQGRPLFNKMLKLIREKKAEGTIIHKIDRSARNLRDWASLGDLIDEGFEIYFAHESLDLNERGGRLAADIQAVIASDYIRNLRDEAIKGLYGRLKQGILPFAAPIGYINTGSGKLKEIDPIMGPLVKKAFELYASEKYNLNSLANDMNLLGLRNLRGNEVNKATLSIIFNNPFYIGIMKIKGINFSGNHEPLISSVLYKKVQSVLKGKTNTKIVKHGYLYNKLIKCKICEQSLTGEKQKGNIYYRCHMKGCKTKGLREDYIEKNILLQFEDINLQDQEKSIVDDLISDIEDKNRIREEDILKSIRIQESQLNIKLERLTDALIDNNIDKGIYEERKEKIYIEKKGLQERKTNIDDNITKIFQKTKLFFELLKSLKNLYIIGNYEEKRKLLKIITSNLLVEGKKLMITVRNPFQDIALTHIVSSSGQDQANPRTCTAEIANQAISVDKNEVRERMKELVERVNEYFKQYPNEIELEDNNE, encoded by the coding sequence ATGAAGAAAGTATTTGGATATACAAGGGTATCGACCGTAAAACAAGGAAATGGAGTTTCACTTCAAGAACAAAAAGAAGCTATTTCAAGATATGCAGACAAAAACAATTTGCATATCATTGAATGGTTCGAAGAATTGGAAACAGCAGCCAAACAAGGTAGGCCATTGTTTAATAAAATGCTTAAGTTAATTAGAGAGAAAAAAGCAGAAGGAACAATTATTCACAAAATAGATAGAAGTGCAAGAAATTTAAGAGACTGGGCTTCGCTCGGAGATTTGATAGATGAAGGTTTTGAAATTTATTTTGCACATGAAAGTTTAGATCTAAATGAAAGAGGTGGAAGGCTTGCAGCTGATATTCAAGCTGTCATTGCCTCTGATTATATAAGAAATCTACGTGACGAGGCAATTAAAGGATTATATGGGAGGTTAAAGCAAGGTATATTACCTTTTGCAGCCCCAATTGGGTATATAAATACAGGAAGTGGAAAACTGAAAGAAATTGATCCAATAATGGGTCCATTGGTTAAAAAAGCTTTTGAACTATACGCTTCTGAAAAGTATAATTTAAACTCATTAGCGAATGATATGAATTTACTTGGGCTGAGAAACTTAAGAGGAAATGAAGTTAATAAGGCAACATTATCTATTATTTTTAACAATCCTTTTTACATTGGTATTATGAAAATTAAAGGAATAAATTTTTCAGGGAATCATGAGCCACTAATCAGCAGTGTATTATATAAAAAAGTCCAAAGTGTATTGAAAGGTAAAACAAATACTAAAATTGTTAAGCATGGATATTTATACAATAAGTTGATTAAGTGCAAAATATGTGAACAATCTTTGACTGGTGAAAAGCAAAAAGGAAATATATATTACAGATGCCACATGAAGGGGTGTAAAACAAAAGGACTGAGAGAAGATTACATTGAAAAAAATATACTCTTGCAATTTGAAGATATTAACTTACAAGACCAAGAGAAAAGTATAGTAGATGATTTAATTTCGGACATTGAAGATAAAAATAGAATTAGAGAAGAAGACATTTTAAAATCAATTCGAATTCAAGAAAGTCAATTAAATATTAAGCTTGAAAGACTGACGGATGCCTTGATTGACAATAACATTGATAAAGGAATATATGAGGAGCGAAAAGAGAAGATATACATTGAAAAGAAAGGACTACAAGAAAGAAAAACTAACATTGATGATAATATTACTAAAATATTTCAAAAGACAAAGTTATTCTTCGAACTACTAAAAAGCCTTAAGAATTTATATATAATTGGAAATTATGAAGAAAAAAGAAAATTACTAAAAATCATTACTTCGAACTTACTTGTCGAAGGTAAAAAGCTAATGATTACAGTGCGAAATCCATTTCAGGATATAGCTTTAACTCATATCGTATCGTCAAGCGGACAAGACCAAGCCAACCCTCGAACATGTACAGCTGAAATTGCCAATCAGGCAATTTCTGTGGATAAAAATGAAGTTCGGGAACGAATGAAAGAACTTGTAGAAAGAGTAAATGAGTATTTCAAGCAATATCCAAATGAGATTGAATTAGAAGATAACAATGAATAA
- a CDS encoding type IV secretion system DNA-binding domain-containing protein: MDKDITYFAKVGWRNDRRIFGIKQSDRLMHTYMIGKTGTGKSTCLETMIMQDIEHGRGCCLLDPHGDLVDKIARNIPEHRKKDLIYFNIPDSSLNLRYNPFKKVSYEKRSLVASGILDVFSKLWDSAWGVKLEHILRHAILTLLDQPEATIADISELLLDKEFRRNALKHIKSESVRNFWKREFTEYQKYDLLPVMNKIGGMLVHSVIKRVLIENIEEVSLRKAMDEKKIILVNLSKGHVGADVAHILGALFITSIASAAFSRVDIDEENRVPFMVYMDEFHNFTTLSLVNMFSELRKFKVGMILAHQYMHQLDEDIRQAVLGNIGTVISFRIGTEDAKHMAEEMFPEFDVQDFINLSNYKIYLKLMIDGRPSRPFSGHTINYLS; the protein is encoded by the coding sequence ATGGACAAAGACATCACATATTTTGCAAAAGTTGGTTGGAGAAATGATCGAAGAATATTTGGTATTAAACAATCAGATCGCTTAATGCATACTTACATGATTGGTAAGACTGGAACTGGTAAATCAACATGTTTAGAGACAATGATAATGCAGGATATTGAACATGGTCGTGGTTGTTGTTTACTAGATCCACATGGAGATTTAGTTGATAAAATTGCAAGGAATATTCCTGAACATCGTAAGAAAGATTTAATATATTTCAATATTCCTGATTCTAGTCTTAATTTGAGATATAATCCATTCAAGAAGGTATCTTATGAAAAGAGGTCATTAGTGGCTTCAGGAATCTTAGACGTTTTTTCTAAGTTATGGGATAGTGCATGGGGAGTTAAACTAGAACATATCTTAAGACATGCAATCCTTACTTTACTTGATCAACCAGAAGCTACCATTGCAGATATTTCTGAATTATTGCTTGATAAGGAATTTAGGAGAAATGCACTTAAGCATATTAAAAGTGAAAGTGTTAGAAATTTCTGGAAAAGAGAATTTACTGAGTATCAAAAATATGACTTATTACCAGTGATGAACAAGATAGGAGGAATGCTAGTGCACTCAGTTATTAAAAGAGTCTTGATTGAAAATATTGAGGAAGTATCTCTTCGCAAAGCAATGGACGAAAAGAAGATTATTCTCGTCAATTTATCAAAAGGTCATGTAGGTGCGGATGTTGCTCACATCCTTGGTGCCCTTTTTATTACCTCTATAGCTTCGGCTGCATTTAGTCGTGTTGATATTGATGAAGAAAACAGAGTTCCTTTTATGGTTTACATGGATGAATTTCATAATTTCACTACTTTGTCTTTGGTAAACATGTTTTCCGAATTACGAAAGTTTAAAGTTGGTATGATACTCGCTCACCAATACATGCATCAACTTGATGAGGATATTAGACAAGCTGTACTTGGGAATATTGGCACCGTTATTTCCTTTAGGATTGGAACTGAAGATGCTAAGCATATGGCTGAAGAAATGTTTCCTGAATTTGATGTTCAAGATTTTATTAATCTTTCTAATTACAAGATATACTTGAAGTTAATGATTGATGGACGGCCTAGTCGACCTTTTAGTGGGCATACTATAAATTATTTGAGCTAA
- a CDS encoding peptidase domain-containing ABC transporter, translated as MHYNFPYYPQHDSMDCGPACLRMIAAYHGKLLTLQYLREKCYIDREGVSLKGIAEAAEGIGFKTMAVKVNFGQYESLPCLLGAPLPAIAHWNQNHFIVVYKVNKKFVHIADPASGRQKLSRKDFERSWCSDGDVGILLLLEKGREFNESFSGGEYERPKPIGFSFLIPYFSPFKRLIFQLILGMLVGSLLQMVFPILTQSIVDIGIDTRDLKFIYLVLLGQLAIFIGQAMVRFIQGWILLHISTRINVNLIGDFLSKLMKLPLGFFDAKHTGDLMQRIGDHYRIESFLTQSLLSIIFSVFNLIVFGILLAIYNTTLFLIFFIAAVLYFSYIFIFLKYRREIDYQLFHRSSDNQDNLYEIINGMAEIKLQGSQTKRRWRWAQTQASLFHIRMKSLALSQYQDAGGIAINQLKDILITIVSAQAVIEGKMTLGMMLSVQYIIGQLNVPLQQMIGFIRAAQDAKISLERLGEVHGKDNEEREDITQVNIIPYEDIRIEGLGFRYTPISEEVLMDVDMIIPKGKVTAIVGLSGSGKTSLVKLLLAFYEASSGQIYIGSIPFSILHKKSWRSRCGAVLQDGYIFSDTIANNITESDDSPDLKRLEYAVKMANIKEYIDELPLRYNTMIGAKGNGLSQGQKQRILIARAVYKSPDYLFFDEATNSLDAVNESIIVQNLKKFYLGKTVVIVAHRLSTVKDADQIIVLDKGKVIEIGNHIDLVQKKGAYYNLIKNQLELGN; from the coding sequence TTGCACTATAACTTTCCTTATTATCCTCAACACGATTCTATGGATTGTGGTCCAGCATGCCTACGTATGATTGCTGCTTATCATGGGAAGTTATTGACATTGCAATATTTAAGAGAGAAATGCTATATTGATCGAGAAGGGGTAAGTCTTAAAGGTATAGCTGAAGCAGCTGAAGGAATAGGTTTTAAGACCATGGCAGTTAAGGTAAATTTTGGTCAATATGAAAGTTTACCTTGCTTATTAGGTGCACCATTACCTGCTATAGCACATTGGAATCAGAATCACTTTATCGTTGTGTACAAAGTGAACAAGAAATTCGTGCACATTGCTGATCCAGCATCTGGAAGACAAAAGTTAAGTCGAAAGGATTTCGAACGCTCATGGTGTAGTGACGGAGATGTAGGAATCTTATTGTTATTAGAAAAAGGTAGGGAGTTTAATGAATCATTTTCAGGGGGGGAGTATGAGCGACCAAAACCAATTGGATTTTCATTTCTAATACCATACTTTAGTCCGTTTAAAAGGCTGATATTCCAGTTGATACTTGGAATGTTAGTAGGGTCTTTGTTACAGATGGTATTTCCCATATTAACACAATCTATAGTTGATATTGGGATAGATACTAGAGATCTCAAATTTATTTATCTGGTTTTATTAGGGCAGTTAGCTATTTTTATTGGTCAAGCAATGGTTCGGTTCATACAAGGATGGATATTACTGCATATTAGTACTCGAATTAATGTAAATCTCATAGGTGATTTCCTGAGTAAATTAATGAAATTACCTCTTGGATTTTTCGATGCGAAACACACAGGTGATCTCATGCAGCGAATAGGAGATCATTATCGTATTGAATCATTTCTTACTCAATCCTTATTGTCCATTATATTTTCTGTGTTCAACTTGATTGTGTTTGGAATTCTGCTTGCGATATATAATACAACTTTGTTCCTTATTTTTTTCATTGCAGCAGTTCTTTATTTTAGTTATATTTTTATTTTTCTAAAGTACCGCAGAGAAATAGATTATCAATTGTTTCATAGATCTTCGGATAATCAAGATAATCTTTATGAGATTATTAATGGAATGGCCGAAATCAAGCTCCAAGGATCACAGACTAAAAGAAGATGGCGATGGGCTCAGACACAAGCATCACTTTTTCATATTAGAATGAAGTCATTAGCATTATCACAATATCAGGATGCTGGTGGTATAGCCATTAATCAACTCAAAGATATCCTTATTACTATAGTGTCTGCCCAAGCTGTTATCGAAGGGAAAATGACTTTGGGAATGATGCTTTCAGTACAATATATTATAGGTCAACTTAATGTTCCATTACAACAAATGATTGGTTTTATAAGAGCTGCGCAAGATGCGAAGATCAGTTTAGAACGGTTGGGAGAGGTACATGGGAAAGATAATGAAGAGAGGGAAGACATCACTCAAGTGAATATAATTCCTTATGAGGATATACGTATTGAGGGATTAGGGTTCCGTTACACCCCTATTTCAGAAGAAGTGCTTATGGATGTTGATATGATCATACCTAAGGGTAAGGTTACTGCGATTGTGGGTTTAAGTGGAAGTGGAAAGACTAGTCTGGTCAAATTATTATTGGCTTTCTATGAAGCTAGTTCTGGACAAATTTATATTGGTTCGATCCCATTTTCAATTTTACACAAAAAAAGTTGGCGTTCTCGATGTGGCGCGGTACTACAAGATGGTTATATATTCTCTGATACGATAGCTAATAATATAACAGAAAGTGACGACAGCCCGGATTTGAAGCGATTAGAGTATGCAGTAAAGATGGCAAATATTAAGGAATATATTGATGAACTTCCACTTAGATACAATACTATGATTGGAGCAAAGGGAAATGGCTTAAGTCAAGGTCAGAAACAACGTATTTTAATAGCAAGAGCAGTTTACAAAAGTCCAGATTATTTATTTTTTGATGAAGCTACGAATTCTCTTGATGCAGTAAACGAATCTATTATTGTACAAAATTTAAAAAAATTTTATCTAGGAAAAACTGTTGTCATAGTTGCACATCGACTAAGTACAGTAAAGGATGCGGATCAGATCATCGTGCTTGATAAAGGGAAGGTTATAGAAATAGGAAATCACATTGACTTGGTTCAAAAAAAAGGAGCCTATTATAATTTAATTAAAAATCAATTGGAACTCGGAAATTAG
- the gwsG gene encoding grasp-with-spasm system ATP-grasp peptide maturase has protein sequence MVLIISQNEDSIINPILRYLVYFKIKFIRITEDTKVCLEQIELNNLITDFRLSIYNPTLKKIIFLNYSEIKFVWHRRGYFNIERNFQFEEDYLRKYFQEEYSYLNNFIKYKFSLIPHLNKQSDERINKLAVLDKAKVIGLLIPDTLISKNINCINDFIYLNESIITKAINSGAIYKNENMTIGCGTIKITTKDINENSESLSLLSLFQKNVIKKFDIRIFYINKQFFASAILSQKNPKTRIDFREYDSQTPNRIIPIQLPNEIVVKLSTLMHELNINSGSIDMIYSESNQFIFLEVNPVGQFEQVYIPCNYNIDIYIASLIKSKYEGI, from the coding sequence ATGGTTCTAATTATTTCACAAAATGAAGATTCAATAATTAATCCAATATTGCGGTATTTGGTTTATTTTAAAATAAAGTTTATTCGAATTACCGAAGATACAAAAGTTTGTTTAGAACAAATTGAATTAAATAATTTAATAACAGATTTTAGATTATCAATTTACAATCCTACACTTAAAAAAATAATATTTCTAAATTACTCTGAAATAAAATTTGTATGGCATAGAAGAGGATATTTTAACATTGAGCGAAATTTTCAATTTGAGGAAGATTACCTGAGAAAATATTTTCAAGAAGAGTATTCATATTTGAATAATTTTATAAAGTACAAATTTTCCTTAATTCCACATTTGAATAAACAATCAGATGAAAGAATTAATAAATTAGCTGTATTAGATAAAGCAAAAGTAATTGGTCTACTAATTCCTGACACATTGATATCAAAAAATATTAATTGTATCAATGATTTTATTTATTTGAATGAATCAATTATTACAAAAGCAATAAATAGTGGAGCCATTTATAAGAATGAAAATATGACTATTGGTTGCGGAACCATTAAAATAACTACAAAAGACATAAATGAAAATAGTGAGTCCTTGAGTTTATTAAGCTTATTTCAAAAGAATGTGATAAAAAAATTTGATATTCGAATTTTTTATATAAACAAACAATTCTTTGCAAGCGCAATTCTTTCACAAAAAAATCCTAAAACTAGAATTGATTTTAGAGAGTATGATTCACAGACTCCTAATAGGATTATTCCAATTCAACTGCCAAATGAAATTGTTGTAAAATTATCAACATTAATGCATGAATTGAATATTAACTCAGGAAGTATAGATATGATTTATTCAGAATCAAATCAGTTTATTTTTTTGGAAGTAAATCCAGTTGGTCAGTTTGAACAAGTTTATATACCTTGTAATTACAATATTGATATATATATTGCATCACTAATAAAGTCAAAATATGAAGGGATTTAA
- a CDS encoding HTH domain-containing protein — protein MKFLDALQRLQRLDRLIRIKATGDIKSLANKLDVSERTAYNLLDNLRDMGAEIEYCHERHSYHYPNGTGLQIKIKLDNGEVIKGGVSSMNFNNLEFFFEDVGYLNL, from the coding sequence ATGAAATTCTTAGATGCCTTACAGCGATTGCAACGACTTGATAGACTTATCAGAATTAAAGCGACAGGTGACATTAAGTCACTAGCTAATAAACTTGATGTTTCAGAGCGGACCGCATATAATTTATTAGATAACCTCCGTGATATGGGTGCTGAGATTGAATATTGTCATGAAAGACACAGTTATCATTATCCGAATGGTACAGGATTGCAGATAAAAATAAAATTAGATAATGGAGAAGTAATAAAGGGTGGTGTAAGCTCAATGAATTTTAATAATTTAGAATTTTTTTTTGAGGACGTAGGGTATTTAAATCTATAA
- a CDS encoding T9SS type A sorting domain-containing protein, giving the protein MRLNLQILLFIILNSSDLISQNINFIGDFQGRILKLNGFEGSNNELIYVISLKGFELYYKSKTIYRDIDSINNKTVLIVVKMNSDGDILLVQKINTIGSFINYIPQLEGENLFIIGTFGKGDLMVLDSLFVNNTINNSSDLIFINLNIESMKLINIRHYEMNIKNYALSDFKISKDNVYLTGYFEGKYFKLGNLSCIGDTIFESFTIFIVSIQKSDYNCNWLRSFGGSENEYSKNLLLTESGILISGDFVSYEFSLCLDSIFNTGFFHTTDIFLSKYSYDGDCKWILNSFSKENDNSNDMLNIDKENFIVSNTFFDKKINIGSINYETNLPTSTFISKFNTNGSLMNSTYLESDNYVTTSFIESNNTSKFWFGGECQGAFLSDGKKTYSLDNKFSNLYIGVMTNNLELSYFSILSFDRPTYLGEIISGNNNKYYIDIITRSNLIKLNNKVIYLDSLYSEKHLILSLDDTLLDYASGNNSRENCTYIYPNPVIDEINFSIKYSNWSNYQIFNLNGTEVMSGKILNTKVNVNDLVSGVYFVKLKAPNKNTYLAKFLKY; this is encoded by the coding sequence ATGAGATTAAATTTGCAAATTTTATTATTTATAATATTAAATTCTTCAGATTTAATAAGTCAGAATATAAATTTTATTGGCGACTTTCAAGGCAGAATATTAAAATTAAATGGTTTTGAAGGGTCGAATAACGAACTTATTTATGTAATTTCTTTGAAGGGTTTTGAGTTATATTATAAATCTAAAACTATATACCGAGATATAGATTCAATAAATAACAAGACTGTTTTAATTGTTGTGAAAATGAATTCAGACGGAGATATTTTATTAGTTCAGAAAATTAATACAATAGGTAGCTTTATTAACTACATACCGCAACTAGAAGGTGAAAATCTTTTCATTATTGGGACTTTTGGTAAAGGAGATTTAATGGTGTTAGATTCACTATTTGTGAATAATACTATAAATAATTCTTCTGATTTAATTTTTATTAATTTGAATATTGAATCCATGAAGTTAATAAATATCCGACATTATGAAATGAATATTAAAAATTACGCACTTTCAGATTTTAAAATTTCCAAAGATAATGTTTATTTAACAGGATATTTTGAAGGCAAATATTTTAAACTTGGAAATTTGTCTTGTATTGGTGATACTATTTTTGAATCATTTACTATATTTATAGTAAGCATTCAAAAAAGTGATTATAATTGTAATTGGTTAAGGAGTTTTGGAGGATCGGAAAATGAATACTCTAAAAATTTGTTATTGACAGAATCGGGTATACTAATTTCAGGAGACTTTGTAAGTTACGAATTTTCTTTATGTTTGGATTCAATATTTAACACAGGTTTTTTCCATACGACTGATATTTTTCTTTCAAAATATTCATATGATGGGGATTGTAAATGGATATTGAATTCTTTTAGTAAAGAAAATGATAATTCTAATGATATGTTAAATATTGATAAAGAAAATTTCATAGTATCAAATACATTTTTTGATAAAAAAATAAATATCGGATCAATTAATTACGAAACAAATTTACCAACATCTACTTTTATTTCTAAATTTAACACTAATGGTAGTTTGATGAATTCAACATATTTAGAGAGTGACAATTATGTTACAACTTCATTTATTGAATCAAATAATACATCTAAATTTTGGTTTGGTGGTGAATGTCAAGGTGCTTTTTTAAGTGATGGTAAGAAAACTTATAGTTTAGACAATAAATTTTCTAATTTATACATAGGTGTTATGACCAATAATTTGGAGTTAAGTTATTTTTCAATACTAAGTTTTGATAGACCAACGTACCTAGGCGAAATAATAAGTGGGAATAATAATAAATATTATATTGACATTATTACAAGAAGTAATCTAATAAAATTGAATAATAAAGTTATTTATTTGGACAGTTTATATTCTGAGAAGCATTTAATCCTAAGTCTTGATGATACTTTATTGGATTATGCATCTGGGAATAATAGTCGAGAAAATTGCACATATATATACCCAAATCCCGTAATTGATGAAATCAATTTCAGTATTAAGTATAGTAATTGGTCAAATTACCAAATTTTTAACTTAAATGGCACCGAAGTGATGTCGGGAAAAATTTTAAATACTAAAGTTAATGTCAATGATTTAGTCTCAGGCGTTTATTTTGTTAAATTAAAAGCTCCTAATAAAAATACTTATTTAGCAAAATTTCTTAAATATTAA